A region of Oncorhynchus keta strain PuntledgeMale-10-30-2019 unplaced genomic scaffold, Oket_V2 Un_contig_8161_pilon_pilon, whole genome shotgun sequence DNA encodes the following proteins:
- the LOC118381482 gene encoding cytochrome P450 3A27-like isoform X1: protein MAINRVTLLYTRILNIISLEHFTIYRVCVCVCVCVCVCVCVCVCVCVCVCVCVCVCVCVCVCVCVCVCVYRYGYWPYGVFTKMGIPGPKPLPYFGTTMEYRKGITNFDTECFQKYGRIWGIYDGRQPVLCIMDKSMIKTVLIKECYNIFTNRRNIILNGELFDAVSIAEDDTWRRIRSVLSPSFTSGRLKEMFGIMKQHSANLLNGMKKQADKDQTIDVKEFFGPYSMDVVTSTAFSVDIDSLNNPSDPFVSNVKKMLKFNLFNPLLLLILLFPFTGPILEKMKFSFFPTAVLDFFYASLAKIKSGRDSGNSTSRVDFLQIMIDSQKGNDTKTGGEQTKGLTDHEILSQAIMFIFGGYETSSSTMSFLAYNLATNPHTMTKLQEEIDTVFPNKAPIQYEALMQMDYLDCVLNESLRLYPIAPRLERVAKKTVEINGIVIPKDCVVLVPTWTLHRDPEIWSDPEEFKPERFSKENKESIDPNTYMPFGAGPRNCIGMRFALIMIKLAMVEILQSFTFSVCDETEIPLEIDIQGFLMPKRPIKLRLDPHSNTPSNTTATTLKGPKM, encoded by the exons atggctataaacagagTAACATTGTTATATACAAGGATACTTAATATAATATCTCTAGAACATTTTACTatttaccgtgtgtgtgtgtgtgtgtgtgtgtgtgtgtgtgtgtgtgtgtgtgtgtgtgtgtgtgtgtgtgtgtgtgtgtgtgtgtgtgtgtgtgtgtgtgtgtgtgtgtgtgtgtgtgtgtgtgtgtgtgtgtgtgtgtacaggtacGGGTACTGGCCCTATGGTGTATTCACTAAGATGGGTATCCCTGGTCCCAAACCCCTACCTTACTTTGGCACAACGATGGAGTATAGAAAG ggcATCACTAACTTTGACACAGAGTGCTTTCAGAAGTATGGGAGAATCTGGGG GATCTATGATGGGAGGCAGCCTGTTCTGTGTATCATGGACAAAAGCATGATCAAGACCGTCCTGATTAAAGAGTGTTACAACATCTTCACCAACCGcagg AACATCATTCTGAATGGTGAGCTGTTTGACGCGGTGTCCATTGCCGAGGACGATACATGGAGACGGATCCGCAGTGTCCTCTCACCTTCCTTTACCTCTGGACGACTGAAAGAG atgtTTGGTATCATGAAGCAGCACTCTGCTAACCTGCTGAATGGAATGAAGAAGCAGGCAGATAAAGACCAGACCATCGATGTGAAGGA GTTCTTTGGGCCCTACAGTATGGACGTGGTCACCAGCACAGCCTTCAGTGTGGACATTGACTCTCTGAACAACCCTTCAGACCCCTTCGTCTCCAACGTCAAGAAGATGCTCAAGTTTAACCTGTTCAACCCACTGTTGCTACTAATCT tgTTGTTTCCCTTCACTGGTCCGATCTTGGAGAAGATGAAGTTTTCTTTCTTCCCGACTGCAGTGTTGGACTTCTTTTACGCCTCGCTGGCGAAGATCAAATCTGGACGTGACTCTGGGAACTCAACT AGTCGGGTGGATTTCTTACAAATTATGATCGACTCTCAGAAAGGCAACGACACAAAGACAGGAGGGGAACAGACTAAAG GACTGACTGATCATGAGATCTTGTCTCAGGCCATCATGTTCATCTTCGGTGGCTACGAGACCAGCAGCAGTACTATGAGTTTCCTGGCCTACAACCTGGCAACCAATCCCCACACCATGACCAAACTGCAGGAGGAGATAGATACTGTGTTCCCCAACAAG GCTCCAATCCAGTACGAAGCTCTGATGCAGATGGACTATTTGGACTGTGTGTTGAACGAGTCTCTGAGACTGTACCCCATCGCCCCGCGACTGGAGAGGGTCGCCAAGAAGACGGTGGAGATTAACGGCATCGTCATCCCCAAAGACTGCGTTGTCCTGGTTCCCACGTGGACCCTCCACCGTGACCCAGAGATCTGGTCCGACCCTGAGGAGTTCAAACCAGAGAG GTTCAGTAAGGAGAACAAGGAGTCTATTGATCCGAACACGTACATGCCGTTTGGGGCGGGGCCCAGGAACTGTATCGGGATGCGCTTCGCCCTGATCATGATCAAACTGGCCATGGTCGAGATCCTCCAGAGTTTCACTTTCTCCGTCTGCGACGAGACCGAG ATCCCTTTGGAGATTGACATCCAGGGTTTCCTGATGCCAAAACGACCAATCAAACTGAGGCTGGACCCCCATAGCAACACCCCTAGCAACACCACCGCTACCACTCTGAAGGGTCCAAAAATGTGA
- the LOC118381482 gene encoding cytochrome P450 3A27-like isoform X2, whose product MSFLPYFTAETWTLLALLITLIVVYGYWPYGVFTKMGIPGPKPLPYFGTTMEYRKGITNFDTECFQKYGRIWGIYDGRQPVLCIMDKSMIKTVLIKECYNIFTNRRNIILNGELFDAVSIAEDDTWRRIRSVLSPSFTSGRLKEMFGIMKQHSANLLNGMKKQADKDQTIDVKEFFGPYSMDVVTSTAFSVDIDSLNNPSDPFVSNVKKMLKFNLFNPLLLLILLFPFTGPILEKMKFSFFPTAVLDFFYASLAKIKSGRDSGNSTSRVDFLQIMIDSQKGNDTKTGGEQTKGLTDHEILSQAIMFIFGGYETSSSTMSFLAYNLATNPHTMTKLQEEIDTVFPNKAPIQYEALMQMDYLDCVLNESLRLYPIAPRLERVAKKTVEINGIVIPKDCVVLVPTWTLHRDPEIWSDPEEFKPERFSKENKESIDPNTYMPFGAGPRNCIGMRFALIMIKLAMVEILQSFTFSVCDETEIPLEIDIQGFLMPKRPIKLRLDPHSNTPSNTTATTLKGPKM is encoded by the exons gtacGGGTACTGGCCCTATGGTGTATTCACTAAGATGGGTATCCCTGGTCCCAAACCCCTACCTTACTTTGGCACAACGATGGAGTATAGAAAG ggcATCACTAACTTTGACACAGAGTGCTTTCAGAAGTATGGGAGAATCTGGGG GATCTATGATGGGAGGCAGCCTGTTCTGTGTATCATGGACAAAAGCATGATCAAGACCGTCCTGATTAAAGAGTGTTACAACATCTTCACCAACCGcagg AACATCATTCTGAATGGTGAGCTGTTTGACGCGGTGTCCATTGCCGAGGACGATACATGGAGACGGATCCGCAGTGTCCTCTCACCTTCCTTTACCTCTGGACGACTGAAAGAG atgtTTGGTATCATGAAGCAGCACTCTGCTAACCTGCTGAATGGAATGAAGAAGCAGGCAGATAAAGACCAGACCATCGATGTGAAGGA GTTCTTTGGGCCCTACAGTATGGACGTGGTCACCAGCACAGCCTTCAGTGTGGACATTGACTCTCTGAACAACCCTTCAGACCCCTTCGTCTCCAACGTCAAGAAGATGCTCAAGTTTAACCTGTTCAACCCACTGTTGCTACTAATCT tgTTGTTTCCCTTCACTGGTCCGATCTTGGAGAAGATGAAGTTTTCTTTCTTCCCGACTGCAGTGTTGGACTTCTTTTACGCCTCGCTGGCGAAGATCAAATCTGGACGTGACTCTGGGAACTCAACT AGTCGGGTGGATTTCTTACAAATTATGATCGACTCTCAGAAAGGCAACGACACAAAGACAGGAGGGGAACAGACTAAAG GACTGACTGATCATGAGATCTTGTCTCAGGCCATCATGTTCATCTTCGGTGGCTACGAGACCAGCAGCAGTACTATGAGTTTCCTGGCCTACAACCTGGCAACCAATCCCCACACCATGACCAAACTGCAGGAGGAGATAGATACTGTGTTCCCCAACAAG GCTCCAATCCAGTACGAAGCTCTGATGCAGATGGACTATTTGGACTGTGTGTTGAACGAGTCTCTGAGACTGTACCCCATCGCCCCGCGACTGGAGAGGGTCGCCAAGAAGACGGTGGAGATTAACGGCATCGTCATCCCCAAAGACTGCGTTGTCCTGGTTCCCACGTGGACCCTCCACCGTGACCCAGAGATCTGGTCCGACCCTGAGGAGTTCAAACCAGAGAG GTTCAGTAAGGAGAACAAGGAGTCTATTGATCCGAACACGTACATGCCGTTTGGGGCGGGGCCCAGGAACTGTATCGGGATGCGCTTCGCCCTGATCATGATCAAACTGGCCATGGTCGAGATCCTCCAGAGTTTCACTTTCTCCGTCTGCGACGAGACCGAG ATCCCTTTGGAGATTGACATCCAGGGTTTCCTGATGCCAAAACGACCAATCAAACTGAGGCTGGACCCCCATAGCAACACCCCTAGCAACACCACCGCTACCACTCTGAAGGGTCCAAAAATGTGA